A segment of the Thermoplasmata archaeon genome:
ATATTTTATCACTCCTATTTTTTCATTATATGTTACACTATAAATAGTTCTTTCGGTTTTGCAGTTTCAAATAAAAGATAAATAAAAAAGAATATTTTTCTATCTTTTATTTATTTTTATAATAACTACCACTTTTTCTGCGTCTTCTGTAACGCTCACTATCTCATTTCCAGTTTTTTTAGCCCAAGCTGCAGTATCTGCCCTTACACCTTTGTCTGTAGCCCATAATTCTAACACATCTCCAACCTTCGCGTTTCTGTACGCTTTTACTAGGTCTGTGATCGGGCCTGGACATGCTGATCCTCGTGCATCTATTATTTTGTTTTCCATATTTTATCACTCCTATATGAACAGTACCTGTGCACCTTCCGATTCAGTAATAAATGTAGCTGCTCCTACCACATCGTCTATTATAGGATCTAGCTGCTCTTTGCTGATTCCAAACAGGTCGCAAGTCATTGAGCATGCATATATTTTAGCACCGAGTTCTTTTGCTTCTTTTAACATATCATACCATGATGGTACATTATGCTCTTTTATGCTTTGCATAAACATCGGTCCCATATGCTCAAATTCTTTAGGCAACAACATCTTCTTTTCTCCCTTAGTAAAATTCAGCAATCCCCAAAATGTAACAAATACTTCTACATCATTGCCTAACGCTGCTGCTGCCTGCGACAATACTCCGGCAGCCATTAACTTGTCTGTCGTGCCACTAAATATTATAATTGACAATTTATTTGCCATAATTTTCTCACCAGTAAGAATATTGCAATAAAGTATTTAAACATTTTTTTAACAGTTTTCGTATTTATGAAAAATAGTTTAAAAATTATAACTAATTTTATACATATAATAATAAAAATGAACATTTTTTTTAATTTTAATAATTAATTTTTTTATTTATCGTTTTTATAGTGATTATTTTTAGAAGAGAAATATATTCCAATCGCTACTAACAAGAATCCTATATATGTAAGATAAGATTCAACCTCGCCGAGAATCAAGTATGCGAAGAGTATGGATAGTGCAGGCACAATAAAAAAGTAGGAAGATATTGATGAGAGGTTATATTTGCGATACAGATAAAAATAAATAAAGTATGCTACTCCGGTTCCTAGAACACCCATGTATGTGATTATCATGATGAATGAAACTGACAATCCTGAAAAATTAAATTTTTCAGTGGCAAGCGCCCAGATCAGTATTACCGGCATCGCGTACAGAAACTGAAATGTGTTCACTGTAGCAGCATCCACTCTGGGTGACAGATATTTTTTGTATATTACCGTACCTGTAGCCCAGCTGATCGCTGCTATCAAAAGCAAAATTATGCCTGTGCTGTGCTCTATTACGAGACCATGTGAGAAGATCAGAACTATTCCTGCAAATCCGATCATTGTGCCAATTACGCTCATGTAAGATAATTTTTCATGCAGAAATAGGTATGCGAATAGGATATTAAATAGAGGATATGTATATATCAAAATTGCAGATATTGATGAAGATTCAGTGGTCTCTCCAATAAACCAGAATCCCATCAATATCACGAGATTGAAAACAGATACTAAAAATATAAAAATATTTGATTTCAGGTCTTTGGGAACTCTTACATGCCGGAACAATAAAAAAGAGGTGGCAAACCCTAAAATTATTCTGAACAGCAGCAGATACATAGGAGGCTCATAGATGAGTGCAATCTTGACCAGCGGAAAATTCAAAGCCCAGAAACTGGCCATCAGAAGAAACAGCAATGTTTCAGTGCCAGCACTTGAATCCCTGTTATTGTTCATTCGGGCATGATTGAAAAGATACTATTTATTTTTTTGCACTGTGAGATATAAAAAAAGTGAAAAAAAAATTTTAGTCTTTAATAGGCTTTCCACCGATAGGTGCTACAGTTTTTCCAAATGTTGAGTTTATAACCTGCGCTGCAGATGCATAGAATGCAGCTATTGCGGTCAGTATTCCTATAT
Coding sequences within it:
- a CDS encoding sulfurtransferase TusA family protein; this encodes MENKIIDARGSACPGPITDLVKAYRNAKVGDVLELWATDKGVRADTAAWAKKTGNEIVSVTEDAEKVVVIIKINKR
- a CDS encoding DsrE/DsrF/DrsH-like family protein translates to MANKLSIIIFSGTTDKLMAAGVLSQAAAALGNDVEVFVTFWGLLNFTKGEKKMLLPKEFEHMGPMFMQSIKEHNVPSWYDMLKEAKELGAKIYACSMTCDLFGISKEQLDPIIDDVVGAATFITESEGAQVLFI
- a CDS encoding EamA family transporter, with product MNNNRDSSAGTETLLFLLMASFWALNFPLVKIALIYEPPMYLLLFRIILGFATSFLLFRHVRVPKDLKSNIFIFLVSVFNLVILMGFWFIGETTESSSISAILIYTYPLFNILFAYLFLHEKLSYMSVIGTMIGFAGIVLIFSHGLVIEHSTGIILLLIAAISWATGTVIYKKYLSPRVDAATVNTFQFLYAMPVILIWALATEKFNFSGLSVSFIMIITYMGVLGTGVAYFIYFYLYRKYNLSSISSYFFIVPALSILFAYLILGEVESYLTYIGFLLVAIGIYFSSKNNHYKNDK